Proteins encoded in a region of the Burkholderia ubonensis subsp. mesacidophila genome:
- the nagE gene encoding N-acetylglucosamine-specific PTS transporter subunit IIBC, which produces MDGNPFLKIQSLGRALMLPIAVLPVAGILLRLGQPDVFNIKMIADAGGAIFDNLPLLFAIGVAVGFAKDNNGVAALAGAIGYLIETAIMKDIDPKLNMGVLSGIIAGVVAGLLYNRYKDIKLPDYLAFFGGKRFVPIATGLACVLLGIVFGYVWQPVQHAIDAAGQWLTTAGAIGAFVFGFLNRLLLVTGLHHIINSLAWFVFGNFTPPAGGELVHGDLHRFFAGDPSAGTFMAGFFPIMMFGLPAACLAMLHEAPKERRAVVGGLLFSMALTSFLTGVTEPIEFSFMFLAPVLYVIHAVLTGLSLAICQILGVKLGFTFSAGAIDYGLNYGLSTKGWIAIPLGLAYGFAYYGLFRFFIRKFNMATPGREPATAEGAAESYQSGGYVAPAASAAAPRAQRYIAALGGAGNLTVVDACTTRLRLTVADPDKVSEPDLKAIGARGVLKRGGNSVQVIIGPEADIIADEMRAAIGGGATAAASAVAAAAPAATADGAAGPLDPDPARWLAVFGGATNVASLDAVATTRLRVAVVDPSAVDRERLASLDVAWVGADTFHIVCGSSASRYAQLLTARLPSAGGSAAAQPA; this is translated from the coding sequence ATGGACGGGAATCCGTTTCTGAAGATACAGAGCCTGGGAAGGGCGCTGATGTTGCCGATCGCGGTGCTGCCGGTCGCCGGCATCCTGCTGCGGCTCGGCCAGCCGGACGTGTTCAACATCAAGATGATCGCCGACGCGGGCGGCGCGATCTTCGACAACCTGCCGCTGCTGTTCGCGATCGGCGTGGCGGTCGGCTTCGCGAAGGACAACAACGGCGTCGCGGCGCTCGCGGGCGCGATCGGCTACCTGATCGAAACCGCGATCATGAAGGACATCGATCCCAAGCTGAACATGGGCGTGCTGTCCGGGATCATCGCGGGCGTGGTCGCGGGCTTGCTGTACAACCGCTACAAGGACATCAAGCTGCCCGACTACCTCGCGTTCTTCGGCGGCAAGCGCTTTGTGCCGATCGCCACCGGCCTCGCGTGCGTGCTGCTCGGCATCGTGTTCGGCTACGTGTGGCAGCCGGTCCAGCATGCGATCGACGCGGCTGGCCAGTGGCTGACGACCGCGGGCGCGATCGGCGCGTTCGTGTTCGGCTTCCTGAACCGGCTGCTGCTCGTCACGGGCCTGCACCACATCATCAACTCGCTCGCGTGGTTCGTGTTCGGCAACTTCACGCCGCCGGCCGGCGGCGAGCTCGTGCACGGCGACCTGCACCGCTTCTTCGCGGGCGACCCGAGCGCGGGCACCTTCATGGCCGGCTTCTTCCCGATCATGATGTTCGGCCTGCCGGCCGCGTGTCTCGCGATGCTGCACGAGGCGCCGAAGGAGCGCCGCGCGGTGGTCGGCGGCCTGCTGTTCTCGATGGCGCTCACGTCGTTCCTGACCGGCGTGACCGAGCCGATCGAATTCAGCTTCATGTTCCTCGCGCCGGTGCTGTACGTGATCCACGCGGTGCTGACGGGGCTGTCGCTCGCGATCTGCCAGATTCTCGGCGTGAAGCTCGGCTTCACGTTCTCGGCGGGCGCGATCGACTACGGGCTGAACTACGGGCTGTCGACGAAGGGCTGGATCGCGATTCCGCTCGGCCTCGCATACGGCTTCGCGTACTACGGGCTGTTCCGCTTCTTCATCCGCAAGTTCAACATGGCGACGCCGGGCCGCGAGCCGGCGACGGCTGAAGGTGCGGCCGAGTCGTACCAGTCGGGCGGCTACGTCGCGCCGGCCGCGAGCGCCGCGGCGCCGCGCGCGCAGCGCTACATCGCCGCGCTCGGCGGCGCGGGCAACCTGACGGTCGTCGACGCGTGCACGACGCGCCTGCGGTTGACCGTCGCCGATCCGGACAAGGTGTCGGAACCGGACCTGAAGGCGATCGGCGCGCGCGGCGTGCTCAAGCGCGGCGGCAACAGCGTGCAGGTGATCATCGGGCCGGAGGCGGACATCATCGCCGACGAAATGCGCGCGGCGATCGGCGGTGGCGCGACGGCCGCGGCGTCGGCTGTCGCAGCGGCGGCGCCGGCCGCGACGGCGGACGGCGCGGCCGGTCCGCTCGATCCCGATCCGGCGCGCTGGCTCGCGGTGTTCGGCGGCGCGACCAACGTCGCGTCGCTCGACGCGGTGGCGACGACGCGGTTGCGCGTCGCGGTGGTCGATCCGTCGGCGGTCGATCGCGAGCGGCTCGCGTCGCTCGACGTCGCGTGGGTCGGGGCCGATACGTTCCACATCGTCTGCGGTTCGTCGGCTTCGCGTTATGCGCAATTGCTCACGGCGCGTCTGCCTTCGGCTGGCGGTAGCGCGGCGGCCCAGCCCGCGTGA
- a CDS encoding family 20 glycosylhydrolase, whose product MNRILHSLCAGALITAALSPAASPAQTPARAAPGATVNAPAPTPAGLATLLSNGLALRVAIDNNHAASAGVPCADLGADWASCATGRLILQNRGHQPIADGGWRLYLHSIRRLLRIDRPGFALRRLTGDLYELTPQLGSIRLAPGERIELPVVAEYWFRRYSDVIPRPYVVVDGAPPAVLRYNDTDDELRYVESLPADAQNNSPGNAPPVAARPDASRALPSVKRQRALAGALELRGVDLTLPDLPSAQVAALRERAGTLGLDGARVPVWGVVAPRRLPADIATPGGYRLAIGPRGAFIEAYDRAGLYYGVQTLFSLAPAGGGTLPAMLVEDAPRFDHRGMHVDLARNFKHPATLRRLIDQMSAYKLNRLHLHLSDDEGWRIEIPGLPELTDVGARRCHDPSETRCLLPQLGSGPDNQSGGGYLTRADYVALLRYAADRFVDVIPEIDMPAHSRAAVVSMEARYRRLHAASREQEANAYRLLDPQDTSNLLTVQFYDRRSDLNPCVPGALNFATKVIREIAAMHADAQVPLRTWHYGGDEAKNILLGAGFQPLTGADPGKGRVDLAAQDKPWARSPACTALLQRGEVKSIDELPTRFAKQVSAVVNANGIGTMAAWQDGIKHANGPQDFSTRNVMVSLWDTIFWGASDSARDLSAKGYRTVLALPDYLYFDFPYTRNPRERGYYWGSQATDEYKVFSLAPENLPQNAEVIGDRDGNPFEVTSAGAAPRIEGIQGQAWGEVMRNDRLLEYMVYPRLLALAERAWHKADWELPYAAGVRYKLGDTHHVDTAALQRDWAGFATLLQQRELPKLERAGIGYRKPTFTLTNE is encoded by the coding sequence ATGAATCGCATCCTGCATTCCCTGTGCGCCGGCGCGCTGATCACGGCGGCGCTGTCGCCGGCCGCGTCGCCTGCGCAGACGCCCGCGCGCGCGGCGCCCGGCGCGACCGTGAACGCCCCCGCGCCGACACCCGCCGGGCTCGCGACGCTGCTATCGAACGGCCTCGCGTTGCGCGTCGCCATCGACAACAATCACGCGGCATCGGCCGGCGTGCCGTGCGCCGATCTCGGCGCGGACTGGGCGAGCTGCGCGACAGGCCGCCTGATCCTGCAGAACCGCGGCCACCAGCCGATCGCCGACGGCGGCTGGCGGCTCTACCTGCACAGCATCCGCCGCCTGCTGCGGATCGACCGGCCGGGCTTCGCGCTGCGCCGCCTGACCGGCGACCTGTACGAACTGACGCCGCAGCTGGGTTCGATCCGGCTCGCGCCGGGCGAGCGCATCGAGCTGCCGGTCGTCGCCGAATACTGGTTTCGCCGCTACAGCGACGTGATTCCGCGGCCCTACGTGGTCGTCGACGGCGCGCCGCCCGCCGTGCTGCGCTACAACGACACCGACGACGAGTTGCGCTACGTCGAATCGCTGCCCGCCGACGCGCAGAACAATTCACCCGGCAACGCGCCGCCCGTCGCCGCGCGGCCGGACGCCAGCCGCGCGCTGCCGAGCGTGAAGCGGCAGCGTGCGCTAGCCGGCGCGCTCGAGCTGCGCGGCGTCGACCTGACGCTGCCGGACCTGCCGTCCGCGCAAGTGGCGGCGCTGCGCGAGCGCGCGGGCACGCTCGGGCTCGACGGCGCGCGCGTGCCGGTGTGGGGCGTCGTCGCGCCGCGCCGGCTGCCGGCCGATATCGCGACGCCCGGCGGCTACCGGCTGGCGATCGGGCCGCGCGGCGCGTTCATCGAGGCCTACGATCGCGCCGGGCTCTACTACGGCGTGCAGACCCTGTTCTCGCTCGCGCCGGCCGGCGGCGGCACGCTTCCCGCGATGCTTGTCGAAGACGCGCCGCGCTTCGACCATCGCGGCATGCACGTCGACCTCGCGCGCAACTTCAAGCACCCGGCGACGCTGCGCCGCCTGATCGACCAGATGAGCGCGTACAAGCTCAACCGGCTGCACCTGCACCTGTCCGACGACGAAGGCTGGCGCATCGAGATTCCCGGCCTGCCGGAGCTGACCGACGTCGGCGCGCGCCGCTGCCACGATCCGTCCGAAACGCGTTGCCTGCTGCCGCAGCTCGGCTCGGGGCCCGACAACCAGTCGGGCGGCGGCTACCTGACGCGCGCCGATTACGTAGCGCTGCTGCGCTACGCGGCTGACCGCTTCGTCGACGTGATTCCCGAGATCGACATGCCCGCGCACTCGCGCGCGGCCGTCGTGTCGATGGAGGCGCGCTATCGCCGCCTGCACGCGGCGAGCCGCGAGCAGGAAGCCAACGCGTACCGCCTGCTCGATCCGCAGGACACGTCGAACCTGCTGACGGTGCAGTTCTACGACCGGCGCAGCGACCTGAACCCGTGCGTGCCGGGCGCGCTCAACTTCGCGACGAAGGTGATCCGCGAAATCGCGGCGATGCACGCGGACGCGCAAGTGCCGCTGCGCACCTGGCACTACGGCGGCGACGAGGCGAAGAACATCCTGCTCGGCGCGGGCTTCCAGCCGCTCACCGGCGCCGATCCCGGCAAGGGCCGCGTCGATCTCGCGGCGCAGGACAAGCCGTGGGCGCGCTCGCCGGCGTGCACCGCGCTGCTGCAGCGGGGCGAGGTCAAGTCGATCGACGAGCTGCCGACCCGCTTCGCGAAGCAGGTCAGCGCGGTCGTGAACGCGAACGGGATCGGCACGATGGCCGCGTGGCAGGACGGCATCAAGCACGCGAACGGTCCGCAGGACTTCAGCACGCGCAACGTGATGGTGTCGCTGTGGGACACGATCTTCTGGGGTGCATCCGACAGCGCGCGCGACCTGAGCGCGAAGGGATACCGAACGGTGCTCGCGCTGCCCGACTACCTGTACTTCGATTTCCCGTACACGCGCAATCCGCGTGAGCGCGGCTATTACTGGGGCTCGCAGGCGACCGACGAGTACAAGGTGTTCTCTCTCGCGCCGGAGAACCTGCCGCAGAACGCAGAGGTGATCGGCGACCGCGACGGCAATCCGTTCGAGGTGACGAGCGCCGGCGCCGCGCCGCGCATCGAAGGGATCCAGGGGCAGGCGTGGGGCGAAGTGATGCGCAACGACCGGCTGCTCGAATACATGGTGTATCCGCGGCTGCTCGCGCTCGCCGAGCGCGCATGGCACAAGGCCGACTGGGAGCTGCCGTACGCGGCGGGAGTGCGCTACAAGCTCGGCGACACGCATCACGTCGACACGGCCGCGCTGCAGCGCGACTGGGCGGGCTTCGCGACGCTGCTCCAGCAGCGTGAACTGCCGAAGCTCGAGCGCGCGGGGATCGGCTATCGGAAGCCGACGTTCACGCTGACGAACGAGTGA
- the cydB gene encoding cytochrome d ubiquinol oxidase subunit II, which produces MDYATLKLIWWLLVGVLLIGFAVTDGFDMGATALLPFLGKTDEERRIIVNTVGATWEGNQVWLITAGGAMFAAWPLVYAASFSGFYFAMLLVLFALFFRPVGFDYRSKRPDPRWRAGWDWGLFIGGFVPALVFGVAFGNLLQGVPFQFDTDLRVSYHGSFWALLNPFALLCGLVSLTMLVAHGAAFIKMKTDGVIARRASVALRVSAFLAVVLFVLAGVLIASYVGGYHITRAAPTDTVANPLLKDVAAGSGLWLANYGQYPWMVAAPVVGIAGGVLALLLAGSRLEKTAFFCTGLMIVGVILTAGFSMFPFIMPSSLDPRSSLTVWDSTSSHMTLQVMLFAVIVFLPLILLYTSWVYRVMRGKVTREALEENKHSMY; this is translated from the coding sequence ATGGACTACGCAACTCTCAAGCTTATCTGGTGGCTGCTCGTCGGCGTGCTGCTGATCGGCTTCGCCGTCACCGACGGCTTCGACATGGGCGCGACCGCGCTGCTGCCGTTCCTCGGCAAGACCGACGAGGAGCGCCGCATCATCGTCAACACGGTCGGCGCGACCTGGGAAGGCAACCAGGTGTGGCTGATCACCGCCGGCGGCGCGATGTTCGCCGCTTGGCCGCTCGTCTATGCGGCATCGTTCTCCGGCTTCTACTTCGCGATGCTGCTCGTGCTGTTCGCGCTGTTCTTCCGGCCGGTCGGCTTCGACTACCGCAGCAAGCGGCCGGACCCGCGCTGGCGCGCGGGCTGGGACTGGGGCCTCTTCATCGGCGGCTTCGTGCCGGCGCTCGTGTTCGGCGTCGCATTCGGCAACCTGCTGCAGGGCGTGCCGTTCCAGTTCGACACCGACCTGCGCGTGAGCTACCACGGCAGCTTCTGGGCGCTCCTGAACCCGTTCGCGCTGCTCTGCGGCCTCGTCAGCCTGACGATGCTGGTCGCGCACGGCGCCGCGTTCATCAAGATGAAGACGGACGGCGTGATCGCGCGCCGCGCGTCGGTCGCGCTGCGCGTGTCGGCGTTCCTCGCCGTCGTGCTGTTCGTGCTCGCGGGCGTGCTGATCGCATCGTATGTCGGCGGCTATCACATCACCCGCGCAGCGCCCACCGACACGGTCGCGAACCCGCTGCTGAAGGACGTCGCCGCCGGCTCGGGCCTGTGGCTCGCGAACTACGGCCAGTATCCGTGGATGGTCGCGGCGCCGGTCGTCGGCATCGCCGGCGGCGTGCTCGCGCTGCTGCTCGCGGGCTCGCGCCTCGAGAAGACCGCGTTCTTCTGCACGGGCCTGATGATCGTCGGCGTGATCCTGACCGCGGGCTTCTCGATGTTCCCGTTCATCATGCCGTCGTCGCTCGACCCGAGGAGCAGCCTGACCGTGTGGGACTCGACGTCGAGCCACATGACGCTGCAGGTGATGCTGTTCGCCGTGATCGTGTTCCTGCCGCTGATCCTGCTCTACACGAGCTGGGTCTACCGCGTGATGCGCGGCAAGGTCACGCGCGAGGCGCTCGAGGAAAACAAGCACTCGATGTATTGA
- the cydX gene encoding cytochrome bd-I oxidase subunit CydX, translating into MWYFSWILGIGVALAFGIVNAMWLEAQPKRVAPAGAKADRA; encoded by the coding sequence ATGTGGTACTTCAGCTGGATTCTCGGTATCGGCGTCGCGCTCGCGTTCGGCATCGTCAACGCGATGTGGCTCGAAGCGCAGCCGAAGCGCGTCGCGCCGGCCGGCGCGAAAGCCGACCGGGCCTGA
- a CDS encoding cytochrome ubiquinol oxidase subunit I — translation MISSEVVDLSRLQFGITALYHFLFVPLTLGLSWLLVVMEAVYVMTGKQVYKDMTQFWGKLFGINFAMGVTTGITLEFQFGTNWSYYSHYVGDIFGVPLAVEGLMAFFLESTFVGLFFFGWNRLSKVKHLMVTFLVALGSNLSALWILVANGWMNNPVGAEFNYQTMRMEMTNLFDVVFNPVAQVKFVHTVSAGYVSAAMFVLGVSSWYLLKKRDTDFALRSFAVAAGFGLASTLCVIVLGDESGYTTGEVQKMKLAAIESEWETAPAPAAFTLIGLPNQQEERTDYAIKIPYALGLIATRSISEPVIGLRDLAKRSEEHIQSGMIAYGALQKLKEGDTSAATRELFDKHKEYLGYGLMLKQFTAKVTDATPEQIKAAAKKTIPPVAPVFFSFRIMVFLGFLFLATFVAAFWFCARRELLQDNRRWFLRYAVWAIPLPWIAIEFGWVVAELGRQPWTIAGILPTHLSASSLTPTDLYLSLAGFILFYTVLFIIEITLMFKYARLGPSSLHTGRYHHELAAASERAPA, via the coding sequence ATGATAAGTAGCGAAGTCGTCGATCTGTCGCGTCTGCAGTTCGGCATCACAGCGCTCTACCACTTCCTGTTCGTCCCGCTGACCCTCGGCCTGTCCTGGCTGCTCGTCGTCATGGAAGCCGTCTACGTGATGACCGGCAAGCAGGTCTACAAGGACATGACCCAGTTCTGGGGCAAGCTGTTCGGCATCAACTTCGCGATGGGCGTGACGACCGGCATCACGCTCGAATTCCAGTTCGGCACGAACTGGTCGTACTACTCGCACTACGTCGGCGACATCTTCGGCGTGCCGCTCGCGGTTGAAGGCCTGATGGCGTTCTTCCTCGAATCGACGTTCGTCGGCCTGTTCTTCTTCGGCTGGAACCGCCTGTCGAAGGTCAAGCACCTGATGGTCACGTTCCTCGTCGCGCTCGGCTCGAACCTGTCCGCGTTGTGGATCCTCGTCGCGAACGGCTGGATGAACAACCCGGTCGGCGCCGAGTTCAACTACCAGACGATGCGCATGGAAATGACGAACCTGTTCGACGTCGTGTTCAACCCGGTCGCGCAAGTGAAGTTCGTGCACACGGTGTCGGCCGGCTACGTGTCGGCGGCGATGTTCGTGCTCGGCGTGTCGTCGTGGTACCTGCTGAAGAAGCGCGACACCGATTTCGCGCTGCGCTCGTTCGCGGTCGCGGCCGGCTTCGGCCTCGCGTCGACGCTCTGCGTGATCGTGCTCGGCGACGAATCGGGCTATACGACCGGCGAAGTTCAGAAAATGAAGCTCGCCGCGATCGAATCCGAATGGGAGACCGCGCCGGCGCCGGCGGCGTTCACGCTGATCGGGCTGCCGAACCAGCAGGAAGAACGCACCGACTACGCGATCAAGATCCCTTATGCGCTCGGCCTGATCGCGACGCGCTCGATCAGCGAGCCGGTGATCGGCCTGCGGGACCTTGCCAAGCGCAGCGAAGAGCACATCCAGAGCGGGATGATCGCTTACGGCGCACTGCAGAAGCTCAAGGAAGGCGACACGAGCGCCGCGACCCGCGAGCTGTTCGACAAGCACAAGGAATATCTCGGCTACGGGCTGATGCTCAAGCAGTTCACGGCGAAGGTCACCGACGCGACGCCGGAGCAGATCAAGGCCGCCGCGAAGAAGACCATCCCGCCTGTTGCGCCGGTGTTCTTCTCGTTCCGGATCATGGTGTTCCTCGGCTTCCTGTTCCTTGCGACGTTCGTCGCCGCGTTCTGGTTCTGCGCGCGCCGCGAGCTGCTGCAGGACAACCGCCGCTGGTTCCTGCGCTATGCGGTGTGGGCAATCCCGCTGCCGTGGATCGCGATCGAATTCGGCTGGGTCGTCGCCGAACTGGGCCGCCAGCCGTGGACGATCGCGGGCATCCTGCCGACGCACCTGTCCGCGTCGAGCCTGACGCCGACCGACCTGTACCTGAGCCTGGCCGGCTTCATCCTGTTCTACACGGTGCTGTTCATCATCGAGATCACGCTGATGTTCAAGTACGCGCGCCTCGGCCCGTCGTCGCTGCATACCGGCCGCTACCACCACGAGCTGGCGGCAGCCAGCGAGCGCGCCCCGGCCTGA
- the cydP gene encoding cytochrome oxidase putative small subunit CydP: MALISIDKKPAPTAGATGWRGRLAAWARGPTLARDITIVLLVKLALLMALKYAFFNHPQAEHMSLPPAAVAEKLLSVPAPASTERDHHDK; this comes from the coding sequence ATGGCCTTGATCTCGATCGATAAAAAGCCCGCGCCCACGGCCGGCGCGACCGGCTGGCGCGGTCGCCTCGCCGCATGGGCCCGTGGCCCGACACTCGCCCGCGACATCACCATCGTGCTGCTTGTCAAGCTGGCCCTGCTGATGGCGCTCAAATACGCATTCTTCAATCACCCGCAGGCCGAGCACATGTCGTTGCCGCCTGCCGCCGTCGCCGAGAAGCTGCTCTCGGTGCCGGCCCCCGCATCTACCGAGAGAGACCATCATGATAAGTAG
- the rpoH gene encoding RNA polymerase sigma factor RpoH: protein MSNALTLPNTLSPASAKAESAGSLALATHSMLPGQLGNIDAYIQAVNRIPLLTAEEERQYATEFREQNNLDSARRLVLSHLRLVVSIARNYLGYGLPHGDLIQEGNIGLMKAVKRFDPAQNVRLVSYAIHWIKAEIHEYILRNWRMVKVATTKAQRKLFFNLRSHKKGMQAMTPEEIDGLAQELNVKREEVTEMETRLSGGDIALEGQVEDGEESYAPIAYLADSHNEPTAVLAARQRDTLQTDGIAQALDALDARSRRIIEARWLHVDDDGSGGSTLHDLAAEFGVSAERIRQIEASAMKKMRTALAAYA from the coding sequence GTGAGCAACGCACTGACCCTTCCGAACACCCTGAGCCCGGCGTCTGCTAAGGCCGAATCGGCAGGCTCGCTGGCGCTCGCAACCCATTCGATGTTGCCGGGCCAGCTGGGCAACATCGACGCCTATATCCAGGCAGTCAATCGTATCCCGTTGCTGACCGCCGAGGAAGAACGTCAGTACGCCACCGAGTTCCGCGAGCAGAACAACCTCGACTCGGCCCGCCGCCTCGTGCTGTCGCACCTGCGGCTCGTCGTGTCGATCGCGCGCAACTATCTCGGCTACGGCCTGCCGCACGGCGACCTGATCCAGGAAGGCAACATCGGCCTGATGAAGGCCGTGAAGCGCTTCGATCCGGCGCAGAACGTGCGCCTCGTGTCCTATGCGATCCACTGGATCAAGGCCGAGATCCACGAATACATCCTGCGCAACTGGCGCATGGTGAAGGTCGCGACGACGAAGGCGCAGCGCAAGCTGTTCTTCAACCTGCGCAGCCACAAGAAGGGCATGCAGGCGATGACGCCCGAGGAAATCGACGGCCTTGCGCAAGAGCTCAACGTCAAGCGCGAAGAAGTCACCGAGATGGAAACGCGCCTGTCGGGCGGCGACATCGCGCTCGAAGGGCAGGTCGAGGACGGCGAGGAAAGCTATGCGCCGATCGCGTATCTCGCCGATTCGCACAACGAGCCGACCGCCGTGCTCGCCGCGCGTCAGCGCGACACGCTGCAGACGGACGGCATCGCGCAGGCGCTCGACGCGCTCGATGCGCGCAGCCGCCGCATCATCGAGGCGCGCTGGCTGCACGTCGACGACGACGGCTCGGGCGGCTCGACGCTGCACGATCTCGCCGCCGAGTTCGGCGTGTCGGCGGAGCGCATCCGCCAGATCGAAGCGAGCGCGATGAAAAAAATGCGCACGGCCCTCGCCGCTTACGCATAA